AGAGCAATATTGTAAAAAAAATAATTATCGACTAAGCGGAATTGGCATTCCCAAGACCGTGGACAATGACCTTTGCGGGACTGACCATACTCCGGGCTTTCCTTCTGCAGCGAGATATGTGTGCCTTTCAGTTCAACAGGCAGGCAGACTTGCTCGGGATATGCAGAGCGTGGATAAATATGTTATTTTACAAACGGTGGGCAGAGATACGGGATGGCTGGCAGCATCAGCGGTACTGGCTAAAAAAAATGAATCCGATGCCCCCCATCTTATTTATATACCGGAAAGGCCTTTGTCCAGAGAAAGATTTATATCAGACGTAAAAGAATGTATCGAAAAATATGGCTGGGTTTCCATTGTCTGTGGTGAAGGTATCCTCTGGGAAGATAAAAGTTTGGTAGCCAGCCTTCGGATACAGGATGATTTTCCCGATATGGAATATGGTGCAATGGGTGGCGGGAGCGCAGCCCTTAATTTATATCAGCTGATTCATCAGGAAACAAATTACCGGGGGGAATTCCAGATAACCGAGTCTCTCTCGATGTGTGCTATAGACAGAGCTAGTAAAGTTGATTTGGAAGAAGCTTATGCCTGTGGAATCAAAGCCATAAAATTAGCTGAAGAAGGTGCTTCAGGAATTATGGTTTCCATCCATCGGGTGAGTTCTTTTCCTTACCAAATTGAATTAGATACTGTTCCTCTTGATCAGGTGGCAGTAAAGATAAAAACGATGGATGATAAATACATCAATGCTGAAGGAAATTTTGTGACTGATGATTATATCAAATACATCAAACCGCTTGTGGGTAAACTCCCCAATTACAGTGAGTTAAATTTTATAAAATATTTATAATGGTTACTTAGTAACAGGAGAGAAGAGATGAATTTACAGGATACTAAATATAATCAGTTTTTTTTAATCAGAGAAATGCTGGAGACGGGTGAAGTAATCAAGCACCTTGATATTGAAAAAATAATATCTTATGAGCAAGAAATAAAAAAAGAAAGAATATTTTTTACCGGTGAAGGTTCATCCCGTATTTTTCCGGCAAAAAAGACAATTTATGAAGCCCGGAAAAAAGGCTATAAAGAAGATTTTTATACCGACTGCGCCACACAAGCACTCGAATATAATCTTCTGGATAGTACAGTATTTGTAGCGTCTAATTCAGGAAAAACAAAAGAAGATTTAGAATTAATTCAAAAATTAAAAAGACAAAATCATGATAATATTATTAGTATTGTGGCGAATACCGGAACTCCTATCATGAATGAAGCTCACCTATCCTATCTGTTAACCTGCGGTAAAGAGAAGGCAGTTCCTGCCACAAAATCAGTGGTAGAACAGGCGCTTTTTTACGATTTATTATTTAGGAAATTGAATAATATGGACCTGCCCGATTTTAATCAATTAGGTAATTTGATCATCCAAGTTTTACAGATGCATATTCCGGAGGAGATTACCGAAACTCTAATGAATTCGAGAATGATTTATTTTTCGGGCAGAAACAATGGCGTGGCCGAGGAATTAACCCTTAAGGCAAACGAAATCGCCCGAAAAAAATCGGATTTTTTGGAAGGCACCTATGCCTTTCACGGCATAGAAGAAGTGATGAATACAGAAGAAGTAGTGGTCATTGTCGATCCCTTCAAAGAGGAAGAGGAAAAATATAAGAATGTACTCATTAAAGGAATAGGATTAAAAGTGATAGCAATTTCTACAAGAAAGACTATCTTTCCCACTATTATCATTCCGGAATACGGTGATTTTACCAATTACCTGGAAATTGCCGTAGGTTGGAATCTCCTGGTAGAGATCGGAATAAATATGGGTATTGACATGGATAAAACAGTACGAGCACGAAAAGTCGGTCATGAAATTTAACTTCTTCCTTTTACCACCAATTTCTTCAAGGCTACCCTCTATTTTCCACCGAAAAACTTTTCAAAAAAAGAAGGATTTTTAAAATTGATATCGTATATTATTAATAGAAATAGGTTTTAATTTAAATTTCTCAGGTGTGTATTATTCTGCCACTTGCTGTTGATAAAAGAATCAAAGGGGAGGGGAAAATGTGATATTGTAAGCCCGATCCTAAGCACAAGAAGCGAAAAATTGACAGCAGGAAAGAGGTGATATATTATAAAAATAGGTTTTTGAAGATATTAGGCTATTATATAGATGAAAAAAGGGGGCGATATAATAAATAAATCTCGAAGTAAATTTTCTTAAATAATGTTTAATAAGTAAAAAAAGGGGGAAAATTAAAATGAAAAAATTATTATTATTGGTATTTGTGTTTCTATTTGTTTCCATGATAGCAGGTTTTTCGCTTGCACAGTCTGCGCTAGACGTTGGTATCGTTCTTCCAACCAAGGACGAGCCAAGATGGATACAAGATGAAACCCGCTTTAATGATGCACTGAAGACTGCGGGCTACAATGCTGAGATTCTTTTCAGTCAGGGTTCTTCCGCTAAAGAAAAAGAGAATGTTGAAGCTTTGATTACTAAGGGCGTTAAAGTTCTTATCATCTGCCCGCATGACGCTACCGCTGCTGCTGCCGCTGCAGATGAAGCCAGAGCTGCCGGAATAAAGGTTGTTTCTTACGATCGTCTGATCCGCGAAACTGAAGCTGTTGACTATTACGTGACCTTTGACAGCATTGCTGTTGGAGAGGCTCAAGCCCAGTACCTGGTTGACAAGGCTTCTGGCAC
Above is a genomic segment from Candidatus Atribacteria bacterium containing:
- a CDS encoding SIS domain-containing protein; this translates as MNLQDTKYNQFFLIREMLETGEVIKHLDIEKIISYEQEIKKERIFFTGEGSSRIFPAKKTIYEARKKGYKEDFYTDCATQALEYNLLDSTVFVASNSGKTKEDLELIQKLKRQNHDNIISIVANTGTPIMNEAHLSYLLTCGKEKAVPATKSVVEQALFYDLLFRKLNNMDLPDFNQLGNLIIQVLQMHIPEEITETLMNSRMIYFSGRNNGVAEELTLKANEIARKKSDFLEGTYAFHGIEEVMNTEEVVVIVDPFKEEEEKYKNVLIKGIGLKVIAISTRKTIFPTIIIPEYGDFTNYLEIAVGWNLLVEIGINMGIDMDKTVRARKVGHEI
- a CDS encoding diphosphate--fructose-6-phosphate 1-phosphotransferase; the protein is MEENAIIGQFGGPTSVINSSLCGLIQEGLKSKKIKNILGMRNGIIGFMKDEIVDLGKEEPRVINALRQTPSSALGSCRYILKEEEFPLILRQLKKFNIRYFFLIGGNGSMGTLRQVEQYCKKNNYRLSGIGIPKTVDNDLCGTDHTPGFPSAARYVCLSVQQAGRLARDMQSVDKYVILQTVGRDTGWLAASAVLAKKNESDAPHLIYIPERPLSRERFISDVKECIEKYGWVSIVCGEGILWEDKSLVASLRIQDDFPDMEYGAMGGGSAALNLYQLIHQETNYRGEFQITESLSMCAIDRASKVDLEEAYACGIKAIKLAEEGASGIMVSIHRVSSFPYQIELDTVPLDQVAVKIKTMDDKYINAEGNFVTDDYIKYIKPLVGKLPNYSELNFIKYL